ATGACGAGATCAGTTCCGCCTGCTTCATCTGGATGAAAGGTGTAAAGCAGGAAGTAAGTGTTTTCCTTTGACGAGGCTTGAGCGATTAATTCTGTGCGGACAATGGGTGGCCGAACTCGACTAGGAATACAAGGTTTTACGAACTCTGGAATTGAGGCTGGTTGAGCTTGTCCGATGTGCCCACTTCCAATGACCATGAGCGTCGTGAGACAGGTCATTAATCCAAATACAATTGTTTGCTTCAAAGCTTTTTTCATGATGCTGCCTTTGATTCTAGTGATTAGAACTTGATGTACTTTCTGGGGTCAACCTCGCGACCGCTATAGGGGTTGCCAGGAGTGGCTCCTTCAATCACGGTGATGTGTAAGTGGGGTCCTGTGCCCACCCCTGATTGCCCACTTCGAGTAATGATTTGTCCTGCTGAAACGGCATCACCCACTTTGACGAGCCGCTTTGAGTTATGCGCGTATAGCGTCATCAGTCCCCGGCCATGCTCGACAATGACCGTCTCGCCATAACCACTCATCCAGCCTGAGTACACGACTGTGCCTCCATCTGCGGCTTTAACGGGAGTGTGGCTCGGAACTCCTAAATCAATGCCGCGATGGAGAGAACTGCACCCCGCACAAGGTGACGCTCTAGGGCCAAATTCACTCGTGACTGGAGCACCTGGAATCGGGTTTTGCAATTGACCCGTTCCTTTGCCACTGCCTTGACTGGTGCTGCTACAAGTGAGAGCGGTTGTGCCCGTGGTCGTCAAACGACGACTAGAGGTCAAAGCCTTTTGGAAAGTTTGAGCATATCGGGCAATCAGTTGCCACTGGTCAGTTCCATTCACTTGTTGCCGCGCGCAGCGATAGTCTGCTTTGCCGCCAGCAATACACTGGGCGAGGGGGCGCATGTGCCCATACCAGCCTTCTTTCATCCCTCGACACAGGGCATCTGCCGCGATCGCGGGTTGAGTCAAGCGTCTGTCCCTGATCCCTCGGTAAGCGGATAAGCCTAAGCGCTGGAGAACAAAGCGTTTTTTGTCACACCAGGTCACCTGAATCATGCCTTCACCCCAGCCGCACTCGTCATAGTGATGGCGGCTGTACTCATCCATCGTGTTCCAAAAGTCGGTTTCATGTTGCGCAGTGGCCAGAATATAAGCCAGTTGCGCTGGATCACTCACGCCTGCTTTAGCACAAGACTGCATAATTAAGGGAACCATTTTGATGGCTTGAGCTTGCTTGCTACTGGGTAGAGAGGCCAGAACCTGTTGACTGAGCGCATCTAATTTTGTGGAATTGACTTGGCAAATCTGACTGCCCTGATCTGAGGCTGTGCCTGGGTCATACTGGTGAATCATTGCTTGCACTTCCGGGGGAAGTTCAGGTTCCTGAATCCCGGATGGCGGTGGGAGCTCAGTCAGTCCGACGAGAACTTTGCCCTTCTCGTGAGTGGGAAACCAGGGAACTGGACCAATGAAGTAAGGGGTACAGCCGAGATCGACAAAGGCGCTGCGATGGCACACCCGAAAGTACAGTCCGAACTTTCCCGTTCCCGTCGATTCGTCTGTATCCGTCAGCACGACCTTAAAGGCTTTGCCAAATGGGTGTCTTCCTGTGGGCTCTTGACCCCCATTGAGCGTTCCTAATACCCCATGCCCCCCTGGTACCATCTGCCCCCCCGCGCCATTGCCTCCTCGAATCCATCTGGCTCCATGTAGCCGGGTCGGGTCGCCCGCAGTTCCCAGCGAAATTGGTGAACTCAGTTCCAGGTAATCGCACCCTTGGGCTTGAGCGCACTCATAATTGAAGCCCACCTTATAGCTGCCCGTGATGCTGTGTTGGGTGGGTGTCCAGCGGGACTCCTGGTGTGCACTATCACCCCCATAGGTCACATCATGAATGGCGATCAGACCCAGGAACTGAGCGGGATTGAAGAAGGCAGAAAAAGGGACATGGCCCAGTCCTGGGATTTGGGCCAGATGGAGGTTTTTCCAATCCCGAATGCTACTCAAGGTCGCCTGTTCCAGCCCTGGCAGTTGCGTGAAGCTGTACTGACTCAGGTCCAGGTGATTGAGAGAGAGATTGCCGACTGCTGGGATCTTGGCTAATGCAGCGATCGGCTGCTCTGTCCAGACCCTAAAATTACCCATCTGTGAAAGGGTTTGGGCAACATTGGGGATGTTTTGGGCCATTAGGTCATAGAGCGGTCTGACCTCGCTGATTTTGAATCCCGCGATCGCGGGTATCTGGTTCACCAAGCCAGCAATAGTTTCTTCCTTGAGAAAACTAAAATTGCTCAAGCTCAAAATGGTGGGGTCAACCCCGCCCAGCCGCACGCCATCGCCAAGCGTAAAACTGCCAAGATTAAAAGCATCTTGAACATCCCCCAGTTTCAGCACATTCAAGACAGAGTCTCCTGCCTGCCATGAGCGCGACAAGGTGTAGTCAAGCTGTCCATCTGCATCTTCTGGTACGTTCAAGTTCCCGGTGCTGTCAAAGGGCGGAAGGGAGGCAAAGGAAACTTGATCCCAAGCCGGAGCGTACTGTCCCGTTGCGTCAGACGTTACGGGTAATGCTGAGGCCACCTGGGCTTGAACGGGAGATGTAGCCAAAAATAGGAACCCCAAAGCAAGGCAAAAGCAACTCAGAATAGACTGGATTCGGTTGAGCAGTGAGAGCATGACGCTAGGAAAGATGAGTCATGCGGTCACTGTAAAAATCTGAAATGTCAGAGAAATGGCACTGAGGAGATCGGCAGATGGAATTGAGATGTCAATCTAACTGTTTCTAAGCAACCCACTAAATTACCTCAGTAGATTGCTTCTAGCGATTACGAGGTTAGAAATTGCCAAACTTTTAGAGTCTGTAAGTTTCTCCCACTCCTTCACCCCAAACGTGGGAAAATTGCTGTGATTGAATTTCAGAGCCGAGAAACTCAACCTGCTTCCTCAGGATGCAACGATCAATTCAACTACTAAGTGGTACAGGAGCAATCGTAGCTGGGCTCCTTTGTGACATGAGGGAGCGCCACCTGGAGGATTTTGAAACGATCTGGCAAGGAATGCTGAGTGTGACAAACCAAGCCGATCGCGACTGGAGATGGAATTACAAACTGCAACAAGCCGATCAAGCCGTTCGATATGAAGCTTACGTGATCGAAGTAGAGAGCCTCACCCAAGGACTGATGTGGCTGGAAACCCAATGGCATCGCTCTGTCTTGCCGCAGCGCGATCGCCTGGTTTATGTAGAAGCTTTGGCGGTGGCTCCTTGGAATCGTCGATATCTCGAAGATCCCCCTTATTTGCAAGGAGTGGGCCGATCCCTTCTGCTGTTTGCGCGACAACGTAGCCTAGAACTGGGCTATGGCGGTCGAGTGGGGCTGCATGCACTTCCCGGTTCAGCAGGCTTTTACCGCCGCAATCAGATGGCGGAATATGGGCCAGACTCTGACAAAGCAGGCTTGATATACTTTGAGTACAGCCTGATTCGAGGCTAGACTCAAAGTATCATTCCTTGGGAAACAATCCTGCATGGACGACCAGACACTTGCTATCCAATATGCCCAAACAGGCGATCTGATGGATCTGTGCGGCGCGGATGCCTGGTTGCACGAATCAGCTCAAATGGAAGAAGCTGTCAGGGGTCAGGTGGAAGCGGGGCTGGCGATGCAAGGATATCATCGCGCTGTGAATGCGATGGAGCCGGGGCAATCCCAACCAATGCGACAGCAGATGCAGGTGCAATCGATTTTGTTTACAGGCTTGCAGCAGTGGATGGCATCCTGGAATTTAGGCGCAGGGTTTGAAGAGGCCTATACTGTGGCGCGCCGCCTCATTCGGGAGCATCTTGTCGCGCCAACTCCCAGCCAACAGATAGCGATCGGACAAATTTCGGCAGCCGTGGCTCTAGGCGATTGTGCTCACAAACTGACTCAGCCCCAAGTGGTGGCAGTGCTCACTGAGCTGTTGAGCCCAGAAGATTGGCAAATGGTCGCCCATGCTGCTTCGCGATCCATTGCCTCTCAGGTTCTGAAAGCGAGGCAAACTCCTAGTGATCCAGCCGTAGCATGACGCTCTCATACTGCGGAGCTTCTCCGCTTTGTCCAGGTATTATTTTTATCGCTCATAACTCGCCACGACTGCTGGGTTGTGTGCCGCTAACTGAAGCTGTTGAGCAAACCGTTCAAATCGAGCGGCATCGCTATTGGTAATTCGGGTCGCTTTACAATCAACCCTGCCCTGTTCCACTTTGAGGATTAACCCCCGTCCCCAGGACAACATCTCGGTGGGTAACTGCTGGCAATCGCCCTCGGTCGGTTGCACTCCTCGTCCTAGAGCCGTCGCTGCTAGCAGGCCATCGCGTTCAAACAGGAGGCACTGCTGACCGCTATAAAACATGCCCCCTGCCATTGGTTGTCCCTTCAGGGCCAGAATGGTTTGAGCCTGGGCAACCACCGTTTCGACTTGGGCAAGCCACTTTGCCTGGTCTTTCGCCATTGCCTGCAATGCCTTTGCGCTCAGAGGTTGCTGCTCCTGGGCAAGGGCTTTACCCACCTCCTCAATCCGTTGCAAATAGCGATCGGACTGCCCAATCTCCCGCGCCTGGATGTACCACAACCGCATCTCATCTAGGGTCGGTTGTGGAGCTGGCTTTCCCAAAGAGGCAGCGTTCGTCGGAGTGATAGCGCGACCGGACGGTTCCCAAACTAATCGGGTCGGCTGATTTGTTTCAGAAGCAGTGGTATTCAACGGGATTGCTGGTTCGAAGCGGGTCTCTTGACCTCTCTCTTCTAGGGCTTCTAGCTTCGCTTGGGCGATGGCTACGGTCTCAGCAGGGGACTGCTGGCTTTGGACGCCTAGCTTGGTTAACGCCGCAGCAGTTTCTCGAAACGCTTGCAAATCCGCTTCGCTCACATCGGCTGTGGTAGCTGGATCAAGTTCTGACCCAATGCGTTGAGCCGTCATTTGGCTTTCCCCTTTCCCCATGACAAAAAAATTGTCATTGTCTGGGTTGTAGCCGATATCGAAATGATGTCCCTGAACCGTCCAGAACCCCCCCTCAAATTGGAGATGCCCAATCTGCTCTGCGAAGGCATAAGCCCGTTCAGCAATTGCCAAGATCTCGAGTCCTCTGGCTAATTCAGCTTCTCTGGAGGCTGCGGGCATGGGAGATACTTCATCGGTTCGACCCTTTTGGATCAGATCTGTTGCTTGAGCGATCGCCGCTAATTCTACGTCTGTTAGGGGGCGTGGGTTTTTCGGGGCTAAAAACTCAGTGGCAATTTGAGCGATCTCAGAGCGCTCCTCCAGCTCGGTGACCTGATACCAGTTCCACAGCCCATCGCATGCTGCTTGACCCTCCCAGGCAGGTTGAGGAATATCCCGTAAGCAATCATTCCAATCTTTATACCCCTCTGGTTGAATCCGAATCAAGGCATGCTCGGGGAACTGTGGTACAACACTCCAGGCTTGGCGGTTGCCATCGCGATCGCTATCTTGGGCCAAAATGAGTTCGCCACCTCCGTCGAGTACCTGTTGAATGGTAGCCACGGGAATCGCTCCTCGCCCATCCGTAGACAGGTAAACAGTTGCCCCCATGTCTCGTGACTCATCCATTGCGGCAAAAGCAATGGCATCGATTGGAGATTCCGTTAAAACCACGCGATCAATTGTTCCGTCTCCCTGCTGAATCCAGAAGAAACCGTCTTCCCGTCTGGTTCCAGGGGTGAGCCCTTTGAAGAACTCCCCGTCTGCATTAGGGATTGTGCCTCGGAGATTTGCCCCGATTGCGGCACCGCACTCAAAGGAATCTAGGAGTTCATGGCGAAAGAACATAACGTTTTGTCGAGAGTCTGCTGCGATGATGCCTTGCTGATGCAATGCCTCAACGATTTCTGGTGGGAGTCTGCGCTCCTCGGTGAGATACTGCTGTACCGCCTGCCACTGAGATTCGTCTCGAACATTGCAAGTGGGTGGGCGTTTCTGGAGTTCGGTCTGTTCAGGGATTTGTGGGAGATGCTGGGCTTCTGCCAACCACGAAAGTGCGTCCTTGTAGCTACTTCCCTGAACGTGCATGACCAGATCGATCGCCCCGTACTTGCCCGTCACACCTGTTGCCCAGTCTGAAAACCGGTGGTTATTGTTGTAAAGGCTGAGGGTATGCCCTTCATTGGTCCACTTCTGAGCGTCACGTTTGTCCTGAGTTAACCCTAGATTTTGGGCAACCTGAGCCAGCGGCAACTCGCGCAGGGTTGCTGCCAGCTGCTTCATCTCTTCACTCCTCGCTGGAGGCGGACTGGGATGAGGTTCTACTTCTTTGGCTGAAATGACTGCTTCAAGCATTGGGACAGGTCGGGCATTGCGTCCTGCCCAGTTCTCGCAAATCATCGCTTCGACCTCAACGGGCACCTCTTTCAAGAACTGCTGCCCAGCTGCCACCATTGTTTGTACTAGAACTTGCCCTGCCCGATCTGCCTGGGTGGCTGGCACTTCCAAAACAATTTCGTCGTGTACCTGCATCAACAGCTTTGCTCCAGTTCCTCGCAGTTTTTCCGGCAACTCGGCGATCGCCAGCTTGGTAATGTCTGCTGATGTGCCTTGGACGGGAGCATTAATGATTTCGGTGAAGGGGGCTGTGCCGTCCCATTGGCGTAACCGTCCGCCCAAGGTTCGACAAGAGTTTGCCTGTTCAGCTTTGACGCGATCGTGCCAATCGATTAGGCCGGGGTAGGTCTTGAAATATTGGCTGCGATATTGCTCGGCTTGGGGCAGAGAGAGGGTGACTCCATAGTTGCTGTGGGCGTAACTTTGAAATCCTGGTGCCCCCATGCCATAAATCAACCCAAAGTTCACGGCCTTTGCCAGTCGCCGTTCATCTTTTGTGACCTGATCCACTCCTTTATGGAGAAGCAGGCTGGCTGTGAGGGCATGGAGGTCTTGTCCATTTCGGTACGCCGCTTTCATGCGGGACTCCCCACTGACTTCAGCAGCAATCCGCAGTTCGATCTGGCTGTAATCGGCTTTGATCAAAACATTGCCAAGAGCCGGTTCAAAACAACCTTTGATGCGAGGGTCACGGGGGACGTTTTGGAGATTCGGGCTGGTACAGCTAAAGCGCCCGGTCACAGCCCCGCACTGGTTAATGTGAGGATGAAGTCGCCCCGTTGAAGGGTGAATCAGCTTCCCATACCCTTCTGCGTAA
The sequence above is drawn from the Trichocoleus desertorum ATA4-8-CV12 genome and encodes:
- a CDS encoding M23 family metallopeptidase, with translation MATSPVQAQVASALPVTSDATGQYAPAWDQVSFASLPPFDSTGNLNVPEDADGQLDYTLSRSWQAGDSVLNVLKLGDVQDAFNLGSFTLGDGVRLGGVDPTILSLSNFSFLKEETIAGLVNQIPAIAGFKISEVRPLYDLMAQNIPNVAQTLSQMGNFRVWTEQPIAALAKIPAVGNLSLNHLDLSQYSFTQLPGLEQATLSSIRDWKNLHLAQIPGLGHVPFSAFFNPAQFLGLIAIHDVTYGGDSAHQESRWTPTQHSITGSYKVGFNYECAQAQGCDYLELSSPISLGTAGDPTRLHGARWIRGGNGAGGQMVPGGHGVLGTLNGGQEPTGRHPFGKAFKVVLTDTDESTGTGKFGLYFRVCHRSAFVDLGCTPYFIGPVPWFPTHEKGKVLVGLTELPPPSGIQEPELPPEVQAMIHQYDPGTASDQGSQICQVNSTKLDALSQQVLASLPSSKQAQAIKMVPLIMQSCAKAGVSDPAQLAYILATAQHETDFWNTMDEYSRHHYDECGWGEGMIQVTWCDKKRFVLQRLGLSAYRGIRDRRLTQPAIAADALCRGMKEGWYGHMRPLAQCIAGGKADYRCARQQVNGTDQWQLIARYAQTFQKALTSSRRLTTTGTTALTCSSTSQGSGKGTGQLQNPIPGAPVTSEFGPRASPCAGCSSLHRGIDLGVPSHTPVKAADGGTVVYSGWMSGYGETVIVEHGRGLMTLYAHNSKRLVKVGDAVSAGQIITRSGQSGVGTGPHLHITVIEGATPGNPYSGREVDPRKYIKF